One region of Dehalococcoidia bacterium genomic DNA includes:
- a CDS encoding MOSC domain-containing protein, which produces MARVIAVCSSDTKGVRKTPVVSGVFKVGLGMEGDAHAGGDKVREVSLLAEESIAKMNVDGHEFKPGDFAENVTTSGISLVSLPVGARLRAGEDVTLEITQIGKKCHSGCVIMKEMGICIMPREGVFARVVKGGCISPGDQITILPLR; this is translated from the coding sequence ATGGCCAGAGTGATTGCGGTGTGCAGCAGCGATACCAAAGGCGTCAGGAAGACGCCGGTTGTTTCGGGCGTATTCAAGGTAGGCCTTGGGATGGAGGGTGACGCACATGCCGGAGGCGACAAAGTGAGAGAAGTCAGCCTGCTGGCGGAGGAAAGTATCGCAAAGATGAATGTCGATGGGCATGAATTCAAGCCGGGCGATTTCGCCGAGAATGTCACAACCAGCGGGATCTCACTGGTCTCACTGCCGGTCGGGGCACGCCTGCGGGCTGGAGAAGACGTTACGCTGGAGATCACTCAGATCGGGAAGAAGTGCCATAGCGGGTGCGTCATCATGAAAGAGATGGGTATCTGCATCATGCCAAGAGAGGGTGTATTCGCCAGAGTCGTTAAAGGGGGATGCATTAGTCCCGGCGATCAGATAACGATCTTGCCGCTCAGGTAG